GACAAATGAAACCCGTAGAACTCACCGTCCGCATGACACTCGATGAGGTTAGTGCCCGCACGCTAATTGACCTTATTCGCACCGCGTGTCAGGAGGTTGCGGAGCAAGATGAACGGCGGGCTGCTAGGCTCCAATCATCCCGGAACGCGCTATTTGCGGGACAGAAGCCACCGGAGGATCGTGGTCTATTGATTGACACCAACCAAGCCGCAAAGTTGCTGAAGGTGTCCGCTCGCACCATTTGGAGAATGGAACACTGCGGTGAAATGCCCAAGGCCATTCGCATTGGCAAGGCGGTTCGCTGGAGTTACGAAGATCTCAAAGCATGGATCGCTGCCGGATGCCTCCGATGTTCGATCGATTAAGCTTGTCGCCAAGGGTCGATTCGAGAGCGTGCGAACATTGTTCACGCGTTTGTGGGCAACGCACGTACCTCCAAATGGAACGGCACATCATCACAAACGATCGAGCTAGATCCGGCTTTCCGTATTTACGGTTTTCGTCGCTCGATACGGTCGTGTTCTGCGGATATTTGCGCGCTGACGAATCGGTTTGCATGCGCGATCGACGACTGTAGAATGCGTTGCGTCTGTGTGAGTTATGTCGTTTTTCTGCGGCTTTTTTGGCGGATCGACAAGCTGGGGGTCACAGGTTCGAGCCCTGTATCGCCCATTCGACTTACGACGACACCTCCGAACAATGCAGTGATCAGTGCAGAGTTCGTGAGGTGTTTCTATGCGCCGCAAGCGAGAGCCTGAGCCGTTTTTCCGCGCTCAGACAAGGACCTGGTGCCCGCAGCTTGGCCGCCGTCGGGTCACCGCTGTCCGTCATGTCCGGGATAAAGGCGAGCACCAAGCAG
The Pirellulales bacterium genome window above contains:
- a CDS encoding helix-turn-helix domain-containing protein; amino-acid sequence: MKPVELTVRMTLDEVSARTLIDLIRTACQEVAEQDERRAARLQSSRNALFAGQKPPEDRGLLIDTNQAAKLLKVSARTIWRMEHCGEMPKAIRIGKAVRWSYEDLKAWIAAGCLRCSID